The DNA sequence GCTGATCGGCGGCGACGTGTTCCATACCGTGCGGCCGACGAACACGGCGATCCTGCACGCCTTCAACCAGTTCGCGCGCCTCGTGCAAGCGCTGCCCGAGGCTAAGATCGTCATCGCCGCCGGCAATCACGACATGCCGCGGTCCACGGAGACGATCTGCATCCTGCGCCTCTTCGCCGCGCCGCTCGGCATCTACGTCGCGGACCGCGAGGCGAAGCGCTTCACCTTCGAATCGCTCGACCTCGCGGTGCTCGCCGTGCCGGACCTGCCGCCGGGCTCCGTGGAGCTCGCGCCCGACCCGGCGTTCAAGTACAACGTGCTCGTCATGCACGGCGAAGTGCAGGGCGTGCTGCCGCAGGCCGAGCGCAGCGAGCATCCCGACCGCGCCGCGATGCGCATCCCCGTCGCCGACGTGAGCCGGCCAGGCTGGGACTACGTCGCGCTTGGCCATTACCACGTCTATGCGCGGGTCGCCGAGCACGCGTTTTACTCGGGCGCGCTGGACTACACGAGCACGAATCCCTGGGGCGAGCTGGCCGCTGAACGCGCGGCCAAACTGCCGGGCAAGGGCATGATCGAGCGCGACCTCGCGACGGGGAAGCAGACCTTCCACCCGCTGCCGGTGACGCGGCCGTTCGTGGACCTGCCGCCGATTGCCGGCGCGGGGCTTGCCGCGGCGGAGATCGACGCCGCGATACAGGCCGCGGTGACGAAGCTGCCCGACGGCGTGGACGGCAAGGTCGTGCGCCTCGTGCTGAAGGACGTGCCGCGGCACGTGGCCCGCGAGCTCGACCACAAGGCCCTGCGCGACCTGCAGAAGCGGGCGCTGCACTTCCAGCTCGATGTGCGGAAGCCGGAGGCCGTGCGCGTGGACCGGAGCGGCGCCCCGGGGCGCAAGGCCTCGCTGGCCGATACCCTGCGCGAGTCGCTGCGCGCGCGGAACCTGCCGAACGACGTCGATCGCGACGCCTTTGTCGCACTGGGGCTGCGCTTCCTCGAACAGGCCGAGGAGAGCGAGCCGCAGCCGGCGCTGCCGGGGAGCGACGCGTGAGACTGACGCGACTCAAGCTCACCAACTTCCGTCAGCACGCGGACACCACGCTCGAGTTCGACTCGGGGCTGACGGGCATCATCGGGCCCAACGGCGCCGGCAAGTCGACGATCCTCGAAGCCATTGCCTGGGTGCTCTACGGAGGCGCCATCCTCCGCGGCACCAACGACTCGATCCGCTTCCAGCGGGCGCCGGCACGCTCGCCGGTGCGGGTGGAGCTGGACTTCGAGCTGGGCGGGCATCGCTACCGCGTGGTGCGCGGGCTGTCGATGGCCGAGCTCTACCTGGACGGCGCGGCCGAGCCCATCGCGAACTCGGTGACGGAAGTGGCGAGCCTCCTGCAGCGTCGCCTCGGCATGACGCGCACGGAGTTCTTCAACACGTATTTCACCGGTCAGAAGGATCTGGCGGTGATGCAGGCGCTCTCGGCATCGGAACGCGCGCAGTTCCTCTCCCGCGTGCTCGGCTACGAGAAGCTGCGCGTGGCGCAGGACCTCTGCGCGGCGCGGCGGCGTGAGTTGACGAGCGAGGTCGCCGGTCTGCGGGCGGGCATGCCGGAGCGCGACGCGGTGCTGCGCGAACTGGCGCATGCGACCGAAACGCTGCGCGCGGCGACCAAGGCGACGGAGTCGGCGGAGCGCGCGGCGCGCGAGACGGAAGCGGCCTTCGCCGACATCGCGCCGCGCTGGCAGGCCGCGCAGACGGGGCGCGAGGAGCGGGAGCGGATCGAGCGCGAGCTCGCGGCACTCGCGGCGGAGGAGCAAGCCCTCGTCCGCAACCTCGAGAAGCTCGATCATGAGTTGGCCCAGGTGAACGAGGCCAGGACGCAGCTCGCCCCGATGCTCCCGGACCTCGATGCGCTGCAGCGCGCCGACGATGCGCTGGAGGCCCAGCGGGCCCTGCAGGCCAGCGATGGCCGGCGGCGCGCGCTGGAGACCTCGCGCACGAACCTCGGCACGGACTGCGCGGCGCTCGAGCAGGAGGTGGCGCGGCTGCGCGAGTCCGCCTCGCACGCCGAGGCGCTCGGCAAGGACGTGACGGACCGCCGTGCCGAGCTGGAGCGCGCACATGGCAAGCTCGAACTGCGGCGCACCGAGTGGGTGCGCGAGCGCGAGTCGGTGGAGAGCCGCCTGCGCACCCTCCGCGAGACCTATGCCGACCTCCGCGACCAGCGCGACGTGCTCTTGAATGCCGGCGAGGCGGGCAACTGCCCGACCTGCACGCGCCCGTTGGGTGAGCATTTCCGCGCGGTGCTGGAGACCGTCGAGCGCCAGTTGGAGACCGTCGAGGCGGACGGCAGCTACTTCCGCACGCGGCGCGACCAGCTCGAGGCGATGCCGGCGGACATCGAGCATCTCGACGAGCTGCGCAAGAAGCTCACCGCGGATGTCACGGCGCTGGAGCGGCGCCTGACGGAGGCGCAGCAGGACGCGCGTCGCCTGGTGGCGGAGGAGCAGGACCTCGCGGCAAAGCGCGCGCGACTGGCCACGGTGGCGGCGGAGCTGGCCTCGCTGCCGAGCGGCTACGATGCCGCGGTGCATCAGGCGCTCGACGCGGAGCGTGAGCGCTTGGTGGAGCGCACGACGATCGCGAACCGGCTCTCGCTGCGGATCGAGCGCGAGCCGGCGTTGCTGCGCGAGCGCGAGACGCTGCTGCGGCAGCGCGACGACCTGCAGGCGCGCCGTGAGGCCGCGGAGCAGCGGCGTGCGCGCCTGACCGTCCCCGATGGCGACTACGCCGAGCTGCGGCGCCTGCATGATGGCGTGGCAGCGGCGCACGCCGAGGCCAGCCAGCGCGCCGCGGCGGCGAAGGCCGCGCGGGATGTGGCCGCGGCCGGCGCGGAGCGCGCCGCCCAGGCGAAGGCGGCGTACGAGGCCTTGGCGGCGAAGGTCGCGGCGCTGGAGTCCGACCGCCGCGTGCACGACGAGCTGCACCGTGCGTATTCGGAACTGCGCAACGAGCTCAACTTCCAGCTGCGGCCGGAGATCGGCGAGATCGCGTCGGAGCTGCTGAAGACGATCACCGACGCGCGGTACACGGAGCTCGAGCTGGACGACAAGTACCGCATCCAGGTGCTCGAGGACGGCGTGCCGAAGCCGGTGATCTCCGGCGGCGAGGAAGACGTCGCGCATCTCGTGCTGCGGCTGGCCATCTCGCAGATGATCGCCGATCGCGCGGGGCAGGCGTTCTCGCTGCTCATCCTCGACGAGGTCTTCGGCTCGCTCGACGACGTGCGGCGGGCGAACGTGGTGTCGTTGTTGCGGGGGCTGGAGGATCGCTTCGACCAGGTCATCGTCATCACGCACATCGAGGGCGTGCGCGACGGACTCGATCGCGTCATCCAGGTCGGCGTGGACGAAGAGACCGGCGCGGCGAAGGTCACGCAGGTGGATACGGCGGTGGCGGCGCTGCAGGCCGCGGAGGCCGCGGCGTGACCCGGAGCGGCGCGTGAGCGAGCCGCAGGCCCAGGTCTCCCGCGTGAGCGGGCCGTTCGCGGTACGCGTCGAGGACATCGCGCCGCTCAACGCGATCTTCAGCGATGCGTTCAGCGAGCGCTACCGTCGCGACGGGATGTCGGGCGTGCGCGTGCCACCGCTCAACCCCGCGATCTGGCGCTTTGCGATCGAGTCGGCGGGCGCCGGGGCGATGCTGTGGCGCGACGCGGCGGGGGACATCGCGGCGTTCAACTTCGCCCATGCGCTGGGCCGCGAGGGATGGATGGGGCCGCTGGCCGTGCGCGAGGACCTGCAGGCGCACCGGCTGGGCCATCGCATCGTCGAGGCGGGCATCGCCCATCTCAAGCAGCAGGGCTGCACGACGATCGGCCTCGAGACGATGCCGCGCACGATGGACAACATCGGCTTCTACGCGTCGATGGGATTCGTGCCGGCGCCGCTGACGATTACCGTCACCATGGATGCGATTGGCGGCGTAGCGCCGCGCCTGCTCGGCCACGCCGGGAGCGGCGAGCGCGAGCGACTGCTAGGAGATTGCGCCGCGTTGCTCGCGCGCGTGCGCCCCGGGGCCGACTACACCCGCGAGCTGGCGCTCACGCTGCGGCACGGCCTCGGCGACGTCCTGCTGCACACCGCGGAGGACGGACAGCTGCGCGGCTTCGCGCTGTACCACGAGATCCCGCTGGTCGAAGGACGCAGCCGCGAGGAGCTGCGCGTGCTCAAGCTCGCGGTGGACGATGCGCGCGAACTCCCGGCGCTGATGCATCTCGTGCGGGTGCAGGCGCGGCGCAGCGGCACGATGCGCGCCGCGCTGCGGGTGCAGGGCGAGTTCCCCGATGCCCTGCGGGTCCTCGTGGCACACGGGGCACGCGTGCGCTGGACGGACCTGCGGATGACGCTGACCGGCTACGGCGAAGTGCCGACGCCCGTCGGCATGGCGATCTCCAACTGGGAGATCTGAGGCGTCAGCGTCCGCGCTGCTCGCCTTTGCGGGCGCGCTCGGCCCGCTTCACGGCACCGAGCACGATGAACATCACGCCAAGCGTGAGGAACAGGTGGATGAAGCCCGGGCCCTCGAACACGAAGGTCCCGAGGATCCACAGCCCGAGCATCGCGATGCCGCCGACGGTCAAGAGGTCCATGCCGAAACGTAACGATTGCGGCGGCGTCGTGTGATTGACGGGTTCGGGAGCGGCCCCTACTATTCCCCCACGATTCGTTGGGACAGGGAGAATTACTTTTTGAGCCGATAAGTCCTCCGAGGCGGATCCGACATCTCTGCCGACGACACGCCCGGACGCCGGGAAGTCGGACGTAGGGTGAGGACCTTAGCGTTCGACAGGGCTTCAAAAAACCCTCTCTGCTCCCTCTCTTTGCTGACGCGCCGCCCGGCAAGCCGGGCGGCGCGTCGGTGTTTTCCCCTCGCGGAACATTCGATTCCGCTGCAGGATTACGTAGCCATGCCACTCGTCACCGCCACCCGACTCGTCAAGTTCAACGCCGGCCACCGGGTCTACAATCCCGCGTGGAGCGACGAGCGCAACAGCGCGACCTTCGGGAAGTGCAGCAACCCGAACGGCCACGGTCATAACTACACGCTCGAGATCACGATCGAGGGTGAGGTGGATCCGGAGACGGGCTACGTCATGGACCTCGGCGAGCTCAAGCGCATCGCCGAGCGGGAACTTGTCCAGCATCTGGACCACAAGAATCTGAATCTCGACGTGCCCTTCATGGCGGGAACCATTCCCACTACGGAAAACCTTGTATTGGCATGCTGGCGCGTGCTCGCGCCCAAGGTTGCTCCTTCGCGCCTCGTGCGCCTCAAGTTGTGGGAGACGGAAAATCATTATGTCGAATACGATGGCCGCTGACCGGATCCAGACCGACGTGCGCAACGGATCCGGCGCCGACGCCTTCGAGGCGGAGGCCGCCTCGAACGCGGCGCGGATGGTCGAGTTCGAGACGCTGGTGCGCCGCGAGCTCGAGCTGATCGGCGAGGACCCGAATCGGGAAGGCTTGCTGAAGACGCCGGAACGCGTGGCGAAGGCGATGAGCTGGCTGACGCGCGGCTACGACATGGACGTCGCCGAGGTCGTGGGCGACGCGGTGTTCGAGGAACAGCACGAATCGATGGTCATGGTGCGCGACATCGAGCTGTATTCGATGTGCGAGCATCACATGCTGCCGTTCTTCGGGAAGGCGCACATCGCCTACATCCCGCAGGGGCGCATCGTCGGCTTGAGCAAGCTGCCGCGCATCGTCGAGGTGTTCTCGCGGCGCCTGCAGGTGCAGGAGCGGCTTACGGAGCAGATCGCCCAGGCCATCCATGACGTCCTCAAGCCCGAGGGCGTGGGCGTCGTCATCGAGTGCGAGCACCTGTGCATGATGATGCGCGGCGTCGAGAAGCAGAACTCGCGGACGATCACCTCGGCGCTGAAGGGCTCGTTCCGGAACGAGCCGGCGACGCGCGACGAGTTCCTGCGGCTCGTGTACGGTTCGGGGCGGTGACGCTGCCGCTGGCCGGACGCACGGCGCTCGTGACGGGCGCCTCGCGGGGCATCGGGGCGGCAGTGGCGCGCGCGCTGGCATCGGCTGGCGCGCGCGTGGCGTTGGTCTCGCGCTCGCAGGCGGCGCTCGAGGCCGTGGCGGCGACGCTGCCGCACGCGCCGGTGGTCATCGCCGACGATCTCCTGCAGCCGATCGCCGCGACGACGGTCGCGGCCGCCGCCACCGAGGCGTTCGGGGCGACGCCGGACATCGTGGTGCTCGCGGCCGGGACATTCCCGCTGGGGCCGGTGGATGCCATCGCGGAGGACGAACTCGAGACCGCGTTCGGCCTGAATGCCATCGCGCCGCTGCGGCTCGTGCGCGCCTTCCTCCCGGCGATGCGCGCGCGCGACACGGGGCATGTGGTCTTCCTTGGCTCGCTGGCCGACCGCCACGTGTTTCCGTCGAACGCCGTCTATGCGGCGACCAAGCACGCGCTGCGCGCGACGGCCGAAGCCGTGCGGGCCGAGTCGCGGGGAAGCGGCGTGCGCTGCACGCTCGTGTCGCCGGCGGCCACCGACACGCCGATCTGGGACCCGCACGATCCGGACGCGCAGGCTCACCTGCCGAATCGGGACGAGATGCTCCGGCCCGAGGACGTCGCCGACGCCGTGCTGTGGAGCGTCACCCGCCCGCCTGCCGTCAATCTCGACGAGATCCGGCTCTCGCGCAGTTAGCGGCGCGCGAGCTGGCGTGGGTGCCCGCTAGAGCGACGCCCCGCGCGAGAGCACGTCCTCCTCGAACTCCTCCGCGACCGAGCGCGCCACCTCGCTGAGCGAGTTGGTGGCCGCGTACACGGCGCGCTGACGCTCCGACGAGGTCGGGGCGCCCTCCGCGATGCCCCGCAGGTGCGCGGTGTGCCGCGACGTCCCGTCGAGATGGCCGTCGGCGACGAGCTCGTCGAGCGTGCGCGCGAGGTACTTCCGTGCCGGTGCGTGCGTGCCGTCATTCACGATGACGAGTTCGGCGTCCATGCCGTGCCGCGACGCACGCCACTTGTTCTCGCGCACGCGCCACATCGGCGGGAACGTGCGGCCCTGCCCGGCGGCGACCCGCGCACCGGCGCGCTTCGCCAACGCCTGCGCCAGCGCCACGATGTCCGCGGTCTCGCGCAGCGTCGCGAGGCCGTCGCAGATGCGGATCTCGATCGTCCCGTAGCGCGGGCTCGGCCGGATGTCCCACCAGAGGTCCTTCAGCGACGTGATGGCCTCGGCCTTCGTCAGGGTCTCGACGAGCTCGCAGAACTCGTTCCAATCGTGGACCAGCTGCGGACTCCCACCGGTCGGCAGCGCCTCGAACACCGTGACGCGCGACGAGGCGAGGCCGGTGGGGTCGCCCTCCCAGAACGGCGAGCTGGTGGAAACCGCGAGCAGCAGCGCCAGGTCGTGCAGGAGCTCGTTCTGGATGGCGATGGCGACTTCCGGGTTCTCCATGCCGATGTGCACGTGGAGCCCGAAGATCTGCAGGCGGCGCGCGATCCACTGGTTGCGCGCGATCAGGCCGTGATAGCGGTCGGCCGGGAACAGCTTGCGCTCCGTGTAGCGCGCCGTCGGGTGCGTGCCCGTGGCGATGAAGCGCACGCCGAGGCCTTTGGCGATGGGCAGCAATCGCTCGGCTGTGGCGCGGAGGTCGGCCTCGGCGTGCGCCGCATCGCGGCAGACGCCGGTGGAGAGCTCGATCATGCTCTGGAAGATCTCGGGCTGTACGGTCGCGGGCCCGGACCAGCGGTGCAGCAGTTGCGGAGCCTTGGGGGACAGCTCGTGGGTCTCGCGATCCACGATCTGCAGCTCCACCTCGACGCCGAGCGTGAACGGCTCGGACTTGGCGAATTCGAGCATGGGAGTCGGGGTGGGAGGAGGGCGCGCGCAGGATGCAGCTACGCCACAGACAGACTGGATTGTACCCGTATCATAGGTGATTGTTCCTCTTGATGCGACTGGAACTCGCCGAGCGCCTGGTGTGCCCCGCGCCGCACGTGCGCACGCCGTTGATCGTCATCGCGGAGGAGACGCGCGATCGCGATCTCGTGCGCGGCACCGCGGGGTGCATGCTGTGCCATCGCGAAGGGATCTTCAGCGACGGCTCGCTACGCTTCGGTCGCGAGGCGCGCGCGCGCGGCCTCGCGTCGCCCGACGCCTCTGCGGCTGGCGCCGTGGACGACGCGGCGCTGCTCCGGCTCGCGGCGCTCCTGGGCCTCGGTGAGGCGCGCCTGCCTGTCCTGCTCGCTGCCTCGTTCGCCGCCTTCGCCGAGCCGCTCGTCGTGCGGTATGACGCGCTCGTGGCGGTGTTCGGTGTCGATGGGCCGAGCCCGAGCGGCGTGGGGAACGTGAGCGGCTGCGGCGACGCACTGCCGTTCGCCGATGCCACTTTCGACGCGGCGGCGCTGGATGGCGCGATGAGCGCAGCGGTCATGGCCGAGGCCGTGCGCGGCGTGCGCACGGGCGGCCGCGTGATGGCGGCCGTGTCGCTTCCGCTGCCACAGGGCGTGCGCGAGCTCGCCCGCGACGAGCGGCACTGGGTCGGCGAGGTCCTGGCGCCGGCGATCGTCGTGCCGCTGCGCCGCGCATAGGCGGCCGACGCGCGGCGCAGCGCCGACGGCGCGCCAACGGCGCGCCAACGGCGTTCAGCGCAGGCGCAGGGCGAGTCCGAGGTGCAGGCGCAGGTCGTGC is a window from the Pseudogemmatithrix spongiicola genome containing:
- a CDS encoding 6-carboxytetrahydropterin synthase, which produces MPLVTATRLVKFNAGHRVYNPAWSDERNSATFGKCSNPNGHGHNYTLEITIEGEVDPETGYVMDLGELKRIAERELVQHLDHKNLNLDVPFMAGTIPTTENLVLACWRVLAPKVAPSRLVRLKLWETENHYVEYDGR
- a CDS encoding SDR family oxidoreductase, giving the protein MTLPLAGRTALVTGASRGIGAAVARALASAGARVALVSRSQAALEAVAATLPHAPVVIADDLLQPIAATTVAAAATEAFGATPDIVVLAAGTFPLGPVDAIAEDELETAFGLNAIAPLRLVRAFLPAMRARDTGHVVFLGSLADRHVFPSNAVYAATKHALRATAEAVRAESRGSGVRCTLVSPAATDTPIWDPHDPDAQAHLPNRDEMLRPEDVADAVLWSVTRPPAVNLDEIRLSRS
- a CDS encoding GNAT family N-acetyltransferase; this translates as MSEPQAQVSRVSGPFAVRVEDIAPLNAIFSDAFSERYRRDGMSGVRVPPLNPAIWRFAIESAGAGAMLWRDAAGDIAAFNFAHALGREGWMGPLAVREDLQAHRLGHRIVEAGIAHLKQQGCTTIGLETMPRTMDNIGFYASMGFVPAPLTITVTMDAIGGVAPRLLGHAGSGERERLLGDCAALLARVRPGADYTRELALTLRHGLGDVLLHTAEDGQLRGFALYHEIPLVEGRSREELRVLKLAVDDARELPALMHLVRVQARRSGTMRAALRVQGEFPDALRVLVAHGARVRWTDLRMTLTGYGEVPTPVGMAISNWEI
- a CDS encoding metallophosphoesterase family protein is translated as MRLVHLSDLHLGFRQFQRSTPAGINQREADVAASFTRAVDRIIALAPDVVLIGGDVFHTVRPTNTAILHAFNQFARLVQALPEAKIVIAAGNHDMPRSTETICILRLFAAPLGIYVADREAKRFTFESLDLAVLAVPDLPPGSVELAPDPAFKYNVLVMHGEVQGVLPQAERSEHPDRAAMRIPVADVSRPGWDYVALGHYHVYARVAEHAFYSGALDYTSTNPWGELAAERAAKLPGKGMIERDLATGKQTFHPLPVTRPFVDLPPIAGAGLAAAEIDAAIQAAVTKLPDGVDGKVVRLVLKDVPRHVARELDHKALRDLQKRALHFQLDVRKPEAVRVDRSGAPGRKASLADTLRESLRARNLPNDVDRDAFVALGLRFLEQAEESEPQPALPGSDA
- a CDS encoding AAA family ATPase; protein product: MRLTRLKLTNFRQHADTTLEFDSGLTGIIGPNGAGKSTILEAIAWVLYGGAILRGTNDSIRFQRAPARSPVRVELDFELGGHRYRVVRGLSMAELYLDGAAEPIANSVTEVASLLQRRLGMTRTEFFNTYFTGQKDLAVMQALSASERAQFLSRVLGYEKLRVAQDLCAARRRELTSEVAGLRAGMPERDAVLRELAHATETLRAATKATESAERAARETEAAFADIAPRWQAAQTGREERERIERELAALAAEEQALVRNLEKLDHELAQVNEARTQLAPMLPDLDALQRADDALEAQRALQASDGRRRALETSRTNLGTDCAALEQEVARLRESASHAEALGKDVTDRRAELERAHGKLELRRTEWVRERESVESRLRTLRETYADLRDQRDVLLNAGEAGNCPTCTRPLGEHFRAVLETVERQLETVEADGSYFRTRRDQLEAMPADIEHLDELRKKLTADVTALERRLTEAQQDARRLVAEEQDLAAKRARLATVAAELASLPSGYDAAVHQALDAERERLVERTTIANRLSLRIEREPALLRERETLLRQRDDLQARREAAEQRRARLTVPDGDYAELRRLHDGVAAAHAEASQRAAAAKAARDVAAAGAERAAQAKAAYEALAAKVAALESDRRVHDELHRAYSELRNELNFQLRPEIGEIASELLKTITDARYTELELDDKYRIQVLEDGVPKPVISGGEEDVAHLVLRLAISQMIADRAGQAFSLLILDEVFGSLDDVRRANVVSLLRGLEDRFDQVIVITHIEGVRDGLDRVIQVGVDEETGAAKVTQVDTAVAALQAAEAAA
- a CDS encoding carboxylate-amine ligase translates to MLEFAKSEPFTLGVEVELQIVDRETHELSPKAPQLLHRWSGPATVQPEIFQSMIELSTGVCRDAAHAEADLRATAERLLPIAKGLGVRFIATGTHPTARYTERKLFPADRYHGLIARNQWIARRLQIFGLHVHIGMENPEVAIAIQNELLHDLALLLAVSTSSPFWEGDPTGLASSRVTVFEALPTGGSPQLVHDWNEFCELVETLTKAEAITSLKDLWWDIRPSPRYGTIEIRICDGLATLRETADIVALAQALAKRAGARVAAGQGRTFPPMWRVRENKWRASRHGMDAELVIVNDGTHAPARKYLARTLDELVADGHLDGTSRHTAHLRGIAEGAPTSSERQRAVYAATNSLSEVARSVAEEFEEDVLSRGASL
- the folE gene encoding GTP cyclohydrolase I FolE, encoding MVEFETLVRRELELIGEDPNREGLLKTPERVAKAMSWLTRGYDMDVAEVVGDAVFEEQHESMVMVRDIELYSMCEHHMLPFFGKAHIAYIPQGRIVGLSKLPRIVEVFSRRLQVQERLTEQIAQAIHDVLKPEGVGVVIECEHLCMMMRGVEKQNSRTITSALKGSFRNEPATRDEFLRLVYGSGR